One region of Candidatus Poribacteria bacterium genomic DNA includes:
- a CDS encoding 3' terminal RNA ribose 2'-O-methyltransferase Hen1: MLFTITTTAHQADNLSFLLHKHPARVQVFGLKFGKVHVFYPEVSETRCTAAMLLEVDPVALVRRHGGGSGGTLGAYVNDRPYVASSFLSVAISQIFGTALAGHCKDLPDRVDEAMPFEVNVTVLPCRGGETMLRQLFEPLGYQVDATPHALDERFPQWGTSRYFTVTLKATCCLQALLSHLYVLVPVLDDDKHYYVGEDEVEKLLRRGERWLPSHPERDLITERYLKYQRSLVREALARLQEDATTPDAMAERYAAAEEALEAPVRLNALRLEAVLETLTHCGARRVLDLGCGEGKLLVMLMKDSYFEKLVGVDVSAQALESAARRLYLDRHPKRRERVSLLHGALTYRDDRLHGFDAAVLVEVIEHLDAPRLRALERVVFAHAQPGCVIVTTPNREYNARFESLPAGNFRHPDHRFEWGRSEFSTWAEYVAAQFGYTVRFVPIGEADEALGPPTQMAVFEQLHD, from the coding sequence ATGTTATTCACAATCACAACGACAGCACATCAGGCAGATAATCTCAGCTTCTTGCTTCACAAGCACCCGGCACGGGTGCAAGTCTTTGGATTGAAATTTGGAAAGGTCCATGTTTTTTATCCGGAGGTAAGCGAGACGCGTTGCACAGCAGCGATGCTGCTTGAAGTTGACCCTGTCGCGCTGGTCCGTAGGCATGGAGGTGGAAGCGGTGGTACGTTGGGAGCCTATGTAAATGACCGTCCTTACGTGGCATCATCATTTTTGAGCGTAGCAATCTCGCAGATATTCGGAACTGCGCTAGCGGGGCACTGCAAAGATCTGCCTGACCGGGTGGACGAAGCGATGCCTTTTGAAGTGAACGTCACCGTCCTACCCTGTCGTGGGGGTGAGACGATGCTTCGACAGCTTTTTGAACCGCTCGGTTATCAGGTAGATGCAACACCGCACGCGCTTGATGAACGATTCCCACAGTGGGGCACCTCACGCTACTTTACGGTGACCCTGAAAGCAACGTGTTGCCTGCAAGCGCTCCTGTCGCACCTTTACGTGCTTGTACCTGTTTTGGATGATGACAAGCATTATTACGTTGGTGAGGACGAAGTGGAGAAACTACTGCGTCGTGGAGAGAGGTGGCTACCTTCACACCCAGAACGGGACCTCATCACTGAGCGATACCTCAAATACCAACGCTCATTGGTGCGCGAGGCATTAGCACGGTTGCAGGAGGACGCAACAACGCCCGATGCAATGGCGGAGAGGTACGCCGCTGCGGAAGAAGCTTTGGAAGCACCGGTACGACTGAATGCGCTGCGATTGGAGGCGGTGTTGGAGACGTTGACGCACTGTGGTGCCAGGCGGGTGTTAGACCTCGGATGCGGCGAAGGAAAACTGCTCGTCATGCTGATGAAAGACTCGTATTTTGAAAAACTCGTCGGGGTGGATGTTTCCGCACAAGCATTAGAAAGCGCCGCGAGACGGCTATACCTCGACCGCCATCCGAAACGCCGAGAGCGGGTGTCGCTCCTTCACGGTGCCTTGACCTATCGTGATGACCGCTTACATGGCTTTGATGCCGCCGTGCTGGTTGAAGTCATTGAACATCTAGATGCGCCACGTCTGAGAGCTTTGGAGCGCGTTGTCTTCGCACATGCCCAGCCGGGATGTGTCATCGTCACGACACCCAATCGAGAATATAACGCTCGCTTTGAATCTTTGCCTGCGGGCAACTTTCGCCATCCTGACCATCGCTTTGAATGGGGGCGTTCCGAGTTTAGTACATGGGCAGAATATGTCGCAGCGCAATTTGGCTATACCGTAAGGTTCGTTCCAATCGGTGAAGCAGACGAAGCACTCGGTCCGCCGACGCAAATGGCGGTGTTTGAACAACTACACGATTGA
- a CDS encoding Uma2 family endonuclease yields MTVQAAAKKKIVPPPPLKHGERLTRDEFERRYEAMPHLKKAELIGGIVYMGSPVRADIHGKPHGYIMTWIGVYCAATPGVDFLDNTTVHLDSDNEAQPDALLRIDADGTSRLNDKGYIEGAPELIVEIAGTSADYDLHEKLDAYLRNGVAEYIVWQTQEGRLDWLRLVNAEYVPMVPDVEGLIESQAFPGLRLAVNALIEGDLATVLSELQKGLETDEHAAFVRQLLEKTNLDT; encoded by the coding sequence ATGACCGTTCAGGCAGCTGCAAAAAAGAAAATAGTTCCGCCACCACCGCTGAAGCATGGAGAACGACTGACACGGGACGAATTTGAGCGGCGTTATGAGGCAATGCCGCACCTGAAGAAAGCGGAACTGATTGGAGGAATTGTTTACATGGGTTCACCTGTAAGGGCCGATATTCATGGTAAACCTCACGGGTATATTATGACTTGGATCGGCGTTTATTGCGCTGCAACACCCGGTGTTGATTTTTTGGATAACACCACTGTTCACCTCGATTCCGACAACGAGGCGCAGCCCGATGCGTTGCTCCGGATTGATGCAGACGGCACCTCCCGTCTCAACGATAAGGGTTACATTGAAGGTGCACCGGAATTGATTGTCGAAATTGCAGGGACAAGCGCGGACTACGATTTGCACGAAAAATTAGATGCCTATCTCCGTAACGGGGTAGCAGAGTACATTGTGTGGCAGACGCAGGAGGGGCGACTCGATTGGTTACGTCTCGTCAATGCGGAATATGTGCCGATGGTGCCCGATGTAGAGGGATTGATAGAAAGCCAAGCATTTCCCGGTTTGCGCCTAGCAGTGAATGCACTCATAGAAGGCGATCTCGCGACCGTTTTGTCTGAATTACAAAAGGGATTGGAGACAGATGAACATGCTGCATTCGTCAGGCAGCTGCTAGAGAAAACGAATTTAGATACTTGA
- a CDS encoding sigma-54-dependent Fis family transcriptional regulator: MSERILVVDDQTAMQDLLTGLLEQRGAEPVAVGTVEEGLEMVTKSPDAFDLVILDLDFGEGQTNGLAGLEEIKKINPSLPVVILTGKGTISTAVEAIKLGAQEYVEKDFYIEENMELALTRLNHLIRATVDNKRLRREREFYREELKGRYNIVGKSRAIQQVHQQITEVASIPRPVLIRGERGTGKELVAAAIHSNSDRQKRAFITINCAALAEGLLECELFGQEDNAFTNSSFREGRFVLADRGTLFLDEIGNMSVEFQQKILRVLEYQQFERVGGTKTMKVDVRVIAATNSDMEADIETGKFRADLYDRLAFETIWLPPLRDRKEDIELLCYHFMERLAGEVADIKPKRLAPETLEHLSAYDWPGNVRELKYVIERITYKVDGDTISPHHLPQEILTVYSRSGDGETLSNRLAQVEKQILIDMSEQCKGDLEEIARQLSTPLESLKQLMQKHQIDDTQ; the protein is encoded by the coding sequence ATGTCAGAACGTATATTAGTTGTTGACGATCAGACGGCAATGCAAGATTTATTGACTGGCCTTCTCGAACAACGTGGCGCAGAACCGGTGGCGGTTGGTACTGTGGAGGAAGGGCTGGAGATGGTTACTAAAAGTCCGGATGCCTTTGATCTCGTTATCTTGGACCTCGATTTTGGTGAAGGACAGACAAACGGGCTCGCTGGCTTGGAAGAAATCAAGAAAATCAACCCCTCTCTGCCGGTCGTTATCCTAACAGGCAAAGGTACTATCTCGACCGCTGTCGAAGCGATTAAACTGGGTGCCCAAGAATATGTCGAAAAAGATTTCTACATCGAAGAAAATATGGAACTTGCCCTTACCCGGCTCAACCATCTGATTCGCGCCACAGTTGATAACAAAAGGCTGCGTCGAGAGCGCGAGTTTTATCGCGAGGAGCTGAAAGGGAGATACAACATCGTTGGCAAAAGCCGAGCTATTCAACAGGTGCACCAACAGATTACGGAAGTGGCTTCTATTCCACGGCCCGTCCTGATTCGTGGTGAACGCGGAACGGGCAAGGAATTGGTCGCTGCTGCAATCCATAGTAACAGCGATCGCCAGAAACGTGCGTTCATCACCATTAACTGCGCAGCGTTGGCAGAGGGGCTTCTAGAATGCGAACTCTTTGGGCAGGAAGATAACGCTTTTACAAATTCATCGTTCCGAGAGGGACGCTTTGTGTTAGCGGATAGGGGAACGCTCTTTCTCGACGAGATCGGTAATATGTCGGTTGAATTTCAGCAGAAGATCCTGCGCGTGCTGGAATATCAGCAGTTTGAACGGGTTGGTGGTACGAAGACGATGAAGGTTGATGTACGGGTTATTGCTGCAACCAATAGCGATATGGAGGCGGATATAGAGACAGGCAAATTTCGGGCAGATCTATACGATCGACTCGCATTTGAAACAATTTGGCTGCCGCCGTTGCGTGATCGGAAAGAGGATATTGAACTGTTATGCTATCATTTCATGGAGCGCCTCGCAGGAGAAGTCGCTGACATCAAACCCAAAAGATTGGCTCCTGAGACTCTAGAGCACTTGAGCGCGTATGATTGGCCCGGTAATGTCCGGGAACTCAAGTATGTTATAGAGCGTATTACGTATAAGGTTGATGGAGATACCATTTCCCCACATCACCTGCCTCAAGAGATACTTACCGTCTATTCGCGCTCTGGCGATGGAGAAACCCTCTCGAATAGGTTGGCTCAAGTTGAAAAACAGATTCTCATTGATATGTCCGAGCAGTGCAAGGGAGACTTGGAAGAAATTGCTCGTCAACTGAGCACCCCACTTGAATCGCTGAAACAACTGATGCAGAAACATCAGATTGACGATACACAGTAG
- a CDS encoding energy-coupling factor transporter transmembrane protein EcfT — MTKLHPHTKILLLAIVSCLVILLDSPIALFVCFLVSLCFQASIPPSWRQIRLLILFIGLGTWGLIYSQGIFYNQFPRTVIFTLIHKDVPIIGGLTGGIHLYREGLFHGAVQSLRFNTMLTISCFIIWTTQPRDLLLALVKLRVPYSLAFMVTTGLRYIPLIGSEAQTVIRSQRLRGFRYLQLNLFHTIRGILNSLRPILTNNIRRATHLSEAVESRAFSPDAAHRTSLRELKTRQQDVILISLSLVCLLGVIGLKGVYFLYANGLYYASWLRGAYTFAREVL; from the coding sequence ATGACAAAACTCCATCCTCACACGAAAATCCTCCTCCTCGCAATTGTTAGCTGTCTGGTCATTTTGCTCGATAGTCCAATTGCCCTGTTTGTGTGTTTTTTGGTAAGCCTCTGCTTCCAAGCATCAATCCCGCCGTCGTGGCGCCAGATTCGTCTGCTCATCCTCTTTATTGGATTAGGAACATGGGGACTGATTTACAGCCAAGGCATATTTTATAATCAATTCCCTCGAACCGTCATTTTTACGCTTATCCATAAAGATGTTCCCATCATCGGGGGGTTGACGGGTGGCATCCATCTCTATCGTGAGGGTTTGTTTCACGGTGCCGTTCAATCTTTGCGGTTTAACACAATGTTGACGATCAGTTGTTTTATTATCTGGACAACTCAACCCCGTGACCTCTTGCTTGCCCTTGTGAAGCTACGTGTTCCATACAGTCTTGCATTTATGGTGACGACAGGGCTGCGCTACATTCCGCTTATCGGTTCAGAGGCGCAAACTGTAATTCGTTCGCAGCGGCTACGCGGTTTCCGTTATTTACAACTTAATCTCTTTCATACGATCCGTGGAATCTTAAACAGTTTGCGTCCAATCTTAACCAATAACATCCGACGAGCAACGCATCTCAGTGAAGCTGTGGAGAGCCGCGCATTTTCTCCTGATGCTGCGCATCGCACCTCTCTGCGTGAGTTGAAAACACGACAGCAGGATGTTATCCTGATTTCCCTCTCACTGGTCTGTCTACTGGGTGTTATTGGCTTAAAAGGTGTCTACTTTCTTTACGCCAACGGACTCTATTATGCCTCTTGGTTGAGAGGCGCGTACACCTTCGCACGCGAAGTGCTATAA